Part of the Flavobacterium sp. MDT1-60 genome, CGCTCAAAAACGGGAACCAATGCTACAGCACAATATGCTCCTGAAGTCGAGAAAATTTTTGATAATTTAGAAACCTGTCCGGAGAAAGATTTATTATGGTTTCACCATGTTTCCTGGGATTATAAATTGAAAAACGGACAAACGCTTTGGAATGGTTTGGCGTTAAAATATCAGGAAGGCGTAAATCAGGTAAGAGACATGCAGAACGTTTGGAACAAAACAGAGAAATTTGTTGATGGAGAACGCTTCAAAGAAGTACAAATGTTATTAGAAATTCAGTATAAAGAAGCAAAATGGTGGCGAGATGCGTGCTTGCTTTATTTCCAACAGTATTCCGGTAAGGAATTGCCTGCTGGAGTAGAAAAACCAACACAATCTTTAGACTATTTTCAATCATTAAAATTCCCATTTGCACCGGGAAATTAAATATTCAAATTAAAAACTATGAGCACAAAAACAGCAATTGTAACCGGAGGAAATTCGGGTTTGGGTTTTGCAACAGCAAAGAAACTATGTGATAACGGAATCAAAACCTATATAATTGGAAGATCAAAAGAGAAAACAGAAGATGCCTGCAAAGAGATCGGATCCAATGCAATTCCGGTTATTTATGATTTAAATAATCTTGCGGGAATTTCAGAAATGATTGAAAATTTAACGAATGAAAATCCGATTGATATTTTGGTAAATAACGCCGGAATCAATCTTAAGAAAGAATTTTTAGATGTTACGGATGAAGATTTTTTGTCTGTAATTCATACCAATCTTTTAAGTGTTTTTGCAGTTAGCAAAGCCGTTGTAAAAAACATGAAAGAAAATGGAGGAGGAAGTATTATCAACATCAGTTCGATGGCATCACAATATGGTATTCCGAAAGTAATTGCGTATTCGGCAAGTAAAGGCGCAATCGAATCGATGACCAGGGCAATGGCAGTAGAATTGGCACCGTTTGGAGTTCGCGTAAACTGTATTGCTCCTGGGTTTATCAAAACAAAAATGTCATCTACAGCACTTGATAATGATCCGGAAAGAAAAAATAAAGTACTCGGAAGAACGCCAATGGGATTCTTAGGTGAACCATCAGACATTGCAGATGCCGTTTATTATTTCGCTTTAAGCGAATCAAAATATACAACCGGAACCGTTTTACCAGTTGATGGCGGAAACAGTATTGGGTTTTAATTGAAAAGAAGAATATCATGATAAAAATGCAACAAACCATGCGTTGGTTTGGCCCTCAGGATAATGTTACTTTAAGAGATATCAAGCAGGCCGGAGCAACCGGGATTGTAACGGCTTTGCATCAGATTCCGGTGGGAGAAATCTGGTCAGTTGATGCTATTAAAGAAAGACAAAAAATCATCAAAGAAGCCGGATTGGAGTGGGCTGTTGTCGAAAGTTTACCGGTTCATGAAGAAATTAAACGTGCTTCGGGAAATTATTTGCAATACATCGAAAATTATAAAATCAGTTTAAAAAATCTGGCGGATTGCGGACTTAAAATCATCACCTATAATTTCATGCCGATTTTAGACTGGGTACGAACAGAACATAATTTTATCAATGAAGACGGAAGCAAAGCGTTGTTATACAATCAGCTCGCTTTTACTTATTTTGATGTGTTTTTATTGAAAAGACCCAATGCTGAAAATGATTACTCAGATGAAGAAAAAACAAAGGCATTGGAATTCGGAAATAAATTTTCTGAAGACGAGAAAGCCTTACTTTTTAAAAACGTTTTATTAGGATTACCGGGCAGTAAAATTAATTTTACGGCTGAACAAATTCTTTCGCTTTTAGATAATTACGCTGAAATTGATAACGATAAACTAAGAGAAAACCTGATTTACTTTTTATCAGAAGTAACTCCGGTTGCAGATGAATATGGCTCGAAATTGGCGATTCATCCGGATGATCCGCCGTTTTCGGTTTTAGGTTTACCCCGAATTGTTTCAACAGAAAAAGATATCAAAGCCATTTTTGATGCTGTTCCTTCAAATGCAAATGGACTTTGTTATTGCACGGGTTCTTTGGGTGCAGATCCAAAAAATAATCTGGAGAGAATTATAGACGATTTTGGAGATAGAATTCACTTCTTACATCTTCGAAATACCATCCGCGAAAGCGCAAACATTTTCAGAGAATCAGAACATTTAAACGGCGATTCTAAAATGGAAGTTATCGTTGAAAAACTGCTTTTATTGATGAATAAAAGAAAAGTGAGTTTACCAATGCGTCCGGATCATGGATTTTTGCATGATGTTGATGAAAAGACAGAAACATATCCTGGCTATTCTTTAGTAGGAAGATTAAAAGGTCTGGCCGAATTAAGGGGTTTGGAAATGGGAATTGCTTATAAATTGAATCTATGAGTCTGCAACGTAAACCTAACGGGTTTAAAATCCGTCAGGTTTACGTGGACGTTAGCTAGTTAAACGCATTTTTGTCATCCCGAGGAACGAGGGATCACACTCGAAACTCGACAACGATTGGCGAATTACTTTGCGGAATTTCTGGTGTGATCCCTCGTTCCTCGGGATGACAAGATTGTGGTCAGCTTAATGTGGTTACTATTAGAATTAAATATCAATAAAAAAATATCATGCGTTTACTAAAATCTCCTTTATTGTCAATAATACTACTGCTTTTCCTTTTTGGAATCAGCACAAAATTGTATGCCATTAACGGAGAAAAATATGTAGTAAACAAAGTTTCCCCTGAAACTTTCCCTTTGGCATCAAAAGGAAAAGTGGCCTCTATATTAATAAGCAATAATGATTTTCCGGGAGTGCTGCGCGTTGCAGGACATTTAGAAAATGACCTTTTTAAAGTAACGAATGTTCATCCAAAACAAATTAATTCAATTTCAGAGACCAAAGATTTTGTTGTCATTATTGGCACAATCGGAAAAAGCGAAATTATAGATCAATTGGTTCGTGAAGGAAAAATTGATGCCAGTCAACTGAAGGGAAAATGGGAGAAATTCACCACTCAAATTGTTGATAATCCTTCAGTCGGAATAAAAAAAGCATTAGTTATTGCGGGTTCGGACAAAAGAGGAACTATTTATGGAATGTATGATTTGTCGAATCAAATTGGTATTTCTCCGTGGTATTTCTGGGCTGATGTTCCCGTGAAAAAGCAATCAGAATTGCATGTTTTATCCGGAATTCATTCTAATGGAGAACCAAAAGTAAAATACCGTGGCATTTTCATAAACGATGAAGCTCCGGCATTGTCAGGCTGGGCGTTTGATACGTATGGCGGATTTAACGCAAAATTCTACGACAAGGTTTTTGAATTAATTCTGAGAATGAAAGGCAATTATTTGTGGCCCTCAATGTGGGGAAGAATGTTTTATGTAGATGATCCTCAAAATGCTGTTTTAGCTGATGAATACGGAATCGTAATGGGAACTTCGCATCACGAACCGCTGACAAGAGCACATGCGGAATGGGCAAAATTAGGCAAAGGAAAATGGGATTTTAGCACCAATTCTGAAAACCTCATTTCATTTTGGAAAGAAGGAATGAAAAGAATGGGTAATACAGAAACGATTGTAACCGTGGGGATGCGTGGCGATGGGGACGAACCGATGACACAAGGAACGGCAATTGATTTGTTAGAAAATATCGTAAAAACGCAACGGGAAATCATAAAAGAAACTACTAAAAAGCCGATTGAAGAAACGCCTCAAATGTGGGCACTTTACAAAGAAGTTCAGGATTATTACGATAAAGGAATGCGTGTTCCGGACGATATTACGCTTTTGTTGTGCGATGACAATTGGGGAAATATCAGGAAATTACCTCAACTTAGCGCTAAACCAAGAAAAGGCGGTTACGGAATCTATTACCATTTTGATTATGTGGGCGGACCCCGAAATTACAAATGGATTAACACAAACCAAATCGAACGCACCTGGGAACAAATGGATTTGGCGTACCAATATGGAGTCGATAAAATTTGGATTGTGAATGTAGGCGATATCAAACCAATGGAATTTCCAACGGAGTTTTTCCTTGACATGGCCTGGAATCCGGAAAAATGGAATGCCGGAAATTTAGAGCAATACTATGTGCAATGGGCAAAAGAAAACTTTGATGATCAGAATACAGAGGAAATTGCAGAAATCATAAAATTATACACCAAATACAATTCCAGACGAAAACCGGAATTGCTGAACGAGAAAACGTATAGCATTACGAATTATAACGAAGCAGAAACAGTTTTAGCCGATTATAAAAAGCTGGTTGAAAAAGCCAATGCAGTCAATGAAAAAATAAAACCGGAATACAAGGATGCTTTTTATCAGTTGGTTTTATTTCCGGTGTTGGCAAGTGCAAATTTGAATGAATTGTACGTTGCAACGGCTAAAAATAAGCTGTATGCCAGTCAGGGAAGAGCTTCTGCAAATGCGTATGCAAAACAAGTAAAAGAATTATTTCAAAAAGATAGTTTGCTGACGAATTATTATCATACCAAACTCGCAAATGGCAAGTGGAATCATATGATGGCGCAAACGCATATTGGGTATACTTCGTGGCAAGAGCCGAAAAATAATGTAATTCCGGAAACGAAAATTATTGAGTTGTCAAACAAAGCAGAGGCAGGAATAGCTATTGAAGGTTCTGCAAATTGGTGGACAAATACTGCCACAGAAATTGTTTTGCCCACTTTTAATTCAGCTGAAAACAAAGCTTATTTTGTAGATATTTTCAACAGAGGAACTATTCCTTTTGACTTCAAAATAACTTCTAAAGAGAATTGGATTAAGTTCTCAAAATCAAAAGGAAAAATTAATCTGGAAGAAAGAATATTGATCAGTATTGACTGGAAAAAAGCTCCGAAAAATGATGCAAAAAGTCAATTTACAATTTCAGCCAATAATCAAAATTTCACTGTAATTGTAAATACTAAAAATATTGATTTAAGCGAAGTAAAAGGTTTTGTTGAAAGCAATGGATTTGTGTCGATTGAAGCTCAGCATTATTCGAGAGCAATTAATTCAGAGGTGAAATGGACGACAATTTCAAATATAGGAAAAACCGAATCAGGAGTAACTTTAAAGCCATCAAATGTGGCAAGTAGTATCGTTTCGGATAAATCACCGATATTAGAATATGATGTACATCTCTTCAGTACAGGAGAAGTAAAAGTGCACGCTTATTTTTCACCAACAATCAATTTTTCTGTACATGACGGATTGAAATATGGAATCGCTATTGATAACGAAAAACCACGAATCATCAATTTTAATGAAAAGGATTCGGATAAAACCTGGAATAAGGCTGTCGCCGATAACATTAAAATAATAACCTCATCCCATACAATTGAAAAAACAGGGAATCATACTTTAAAATTTTACGGAATCGATCCTGCTTTAGTGCTTCAGAAGATTGTAATTGAAACCGATTCAGGAAAAATTTTGGAATCTTATCTAGGACCGCCGGAAAGTTTTCAAAAGTAACAATTATGAATGAATCCGTTCTTTTTGTCATTTCGACCGAAGGGAGAAATCTTCGCAAGAAACTCCGCAACAGTGCGTGCTCAGCGTGCGAGGATTTCTCCTCACGTCGAAATGACAAACTATGAACGTAGATCGGATCTGACAGATTTAAAACCTTTAAGATCATTGTTTTAGAAAAATCACTATCAACCAAAAAATAAAAAAAATGAAATTAATTAAACCCTGTTTACTGGCAATAACCACATTGCTGTTTGTAAATTGTACAGCGCAAAAAAAGGTCAGCTCTCTGAAAGACGCCTATAAAAAAGATTTTTACATCGGAACTGCTTTGAGTGCCAGTCAAATTGAAGAAAAAAATGCTAAAGAAGATGCATTAATTCGCAAAGAATTTAATGCGATTACAGCAGAAAATATCATGAAGTCGATGTTTGTACATCCACAAAAAGACAAATATGATTTTACAATGTCTGATAAATTTGTGTCCTATGGCGAAAAAAACAAAATGTTTATTCACGGTCATACCTTAATCTGGCACAGTCAATTGGCACCCTGGATGGAAAAAATCAAGGACAGTACGGAAATGAAAGCTTTTATGAAAGATCATATTACGACAATCGTTTCTAAATACAAAGGAAGAATTGGTTCCTGGGATGTTGTGAACGAAGCCTTGAATGAAGATGGGACGTTAAGAAAATCCGTTTTTTTGAATACACTGGGAGAACAATATCTTATTGATGCTTTTAAATTAGCGGCAACAGCGGATCCAAAAGTGGACTTATATTACAACGATTATAATAATGAAGCACCAGCTAAAAGACAAGGCACAATTAATTTAATCAAAAAAGTAAAAGCGGGCGGCGGTAAAGTAGACGGAGTAGGTATCCAGGCGCACTGGCGATTGGAAAGTCCTTCTTTACAAGAAATTGAAGAAAGTATTTTGGCGTATTCGGCTTTGGGTTTGAAAGTCGCTTTTACAGAATTAGATATAACAGTGTTACCAAATCCATGGGATTTACAAGGCGCAGATGTAAATCAGAATTTTGAAGGAAGTGCCAAAATGAATCCATATCCTGAAAAACTTCCGGATGCTGTTCAGACACAACTGGCGAAGCGTTATGAAGATATTTTTAGATTATTTCTAAAACACAAAGACAAAATTAGCCGTGTCACTTTTTGGGGTGTTCATGATGGACAATCATGGTTAAATGACTGGCCGATAAAGGGTCGTACGAATTATCCTTTATTATTTGATGTGCAGCTTCAGCCGAAAAAAGGGTATGATAGTGTAATGAAATTAAAGAATCAAAAGAATAACAGCATTGACAAGGCTTTAAAGAATTAGTGCAACTGGTTGTTTCTGGAAAAAATATTGCAATAAAGTAAAGTAAATTTGGATGGTATGTTTTTTTTGCTAATTTTACACAACCGATTGCTTAAGTAAAAGCCTTTTGAAATCAGTACAAGAGCTTATGAAATAATCTAGTTTTAATGAAATTTGATTATAAAACTAACCCAAAATAACCACAAAAGAAGAATGAATTTTAATACTCAAAAACTATCCATAAAAGAAAAAATTGGATACAGCTTAGGCGACCTTGCAGCCAATTTAGTTTTTCAGACCCTGATGACTTACCTGGCTTATTTTTATACCGATATTTATGGATTATCGCCTACAGATTCTTCTATTATTATGTTGGTTGTCGGTTTGATTGCAGCTTTTGTTTTTAATCCGATTATTGGTGTTTTGGCGGACAGAACCAGTACCAAATGGGGAAAATTCAGACCCTGGATTTTATGGACTGCAGTGCCGTTAGGAGTAATTGCTTTGTTGGCTTTTACAACTCCTAATTTCGCTTATCACGGTAAAGTAATTTATGCTGTTGTAACTTATACCTTGCTTTTACTTTTTTACGCAAGCAATAATTTGCCTTATTCGGCTTTGAGTGGTGTAATTACAGGTGATATGGGCGAACGCAATAGTTTGTCGTCTTATCGTTTTGTTGCCGTAATGTTTGCGCAGTTTTTTGTTCAGGTTTTTATGCTCGGAATTATAAAAAGTGCCGGAAATGGTGACAAAGCTGTTGGTATCGAAAAGGTAATGACCGTTTTGGCTATCATTGGAACTATAATGCTTTTAATTACTTTTTTCACGACTAAAGAACGTATCGTTCCGAAACCGGAACAGAAGTCAAGTGTTAAAGAAGATTTAAATGACTTAATGAAAAATAAACCATGGTTAATCATGCTGGCGCTGACAACTTTAGTGTTTATTACGTTAGCGATGAAAGGCGGGTCGTATGTTTATTATTTCGAAAATTATGTCGACAAACAACAATTGGCGATTTTTATTCAGCCTATTCTGGACGGTTTAGCTAATATTGGATTGAATCAATTTGGGAATGATCCTATTGCGGCAGGATTTGGTTTGTTTAATGCCGGCGGAATTATTTTTATGATCGTCGGAATCACTTTATCAAAAAGATTAGCAGATAAATACGGTAAGCGAAACATTTTTGGTTCCTTTCTATTTGTCTCTACTTTATTTATATTGGCTTTCTATTTCTTTTCTTCAAAATCAATCAGCCTGATTTTTGTCTCTCAAATCCTGCACGGATTCTTTTACGGAATCACAATCCCGATTCTGTGGGCCATGATTGCAGATGTTGCCGATTATTCAGAATGGTTAAATAACCGTCGTGCGACTGCCATTATTTTTTCGGCCATGATGGTGGGTTTAAAAGCCGGTTTGAGTATTGGAGGAGCTTTAACAACTTCATTGTTAGGGCATTTTGATTATGTTCCGAATTCATTAACCCAATCTGATATTGCAATTAACGGAATAAAACTGCTAGTCAGCGTTTTCCCTGCAATTCCATTTCTGATTGGTGTTGCGCTATTGTTTTTCTATAAAATAGACAAGAAAATGGAAATCCGGATTGAATCGGATTTAAAAGAAAGAAGAGCCTAGCTTATTTTAAAAAATTAAAAAAAAACCTGAAAAAAAATGCCTGAAGATAGTATTGAAAATATTGACTTTTTAGAGTTAAGTAAACGAGCAATCTCGAATCCATTAGTAAATCATATGTATACTGCTGATCCATCGGCACACGTTTTTAATGGAAAAATATATATTTATCCGTCACACGATATTGATGCCGGAATCCCTTTTAATGACAATGGAGATCATTTTGGAATGGAGGACTATCATGTCATTTCGATGGAAAACGTAAATGCTGAAGCAGTAGATAATGGTCTTGCTTTGCATGTAAATGATGTTCCGTGGGCAGAGCGACAAATGTGGGCGCCGGATGCTGCGTGCAAAAACGGAAAATACTATTTATACTTTCCGGCCAAACGTACCAACGGAATTTTTCAGATTGGAGTAGCAATAAGCGATTCGCCAACTGGTCCCTTTACACCAGAACCGGAAGCAATTAAAGGAAGTTACACTATTGATCCTGCAGTTTTTGAAGACAAAGATGGGAAACATTATATGTATTTTGGTGGTATTTGGGGAGGTCAGCTTCAAAAGTACCGAAACAATAAATACGATGAATCAAATGAAGAACCTTCTTCAAATGAACCTGCATTAGGGCCAATTGTAGCCTTATTATCGGATGACATGAAAGAATTTGCCGAAGAACCAAAAGAAATCAAAATTCTGGATGAAAATGGGGCTGTCTTATTAGCAGGCGATAATGATCGTCGTTTTTTTGAAGCTTCATGGGTGCATAAATATAATGGTAAATATTATTTCTCTTAT contains:
- a CDS encoding endo-1,4-beta-xylanase; the protein is MKLIKPCLLAITTLLFVNCTAQKKVSSLKDAYKKDFYIGTALSASQIEEKNAKEDALIRKEFNAITAENIMKSMFVHPQKDKYDFTMSDKFVSYGEKNKMFIHGHTLIWHSQLAPWMEKIKDSTEMKAFMKDHITTIVSKYKGRIGSWDVVNEALNEDGTLRKSVFLNTLGEQYLIDAFKLAATADPKVDLYYNDYNNEAPAKRQGTINLIKKVKAGGGKVDGVGIQAHWRLESPSLQEIEESILAYSALGLKVAFTELDITVLPNPWDLQGADVNQNFEGSAKMNPYPEKLPDAVQTQLAKRYEDIFRLFLKHKDKISRVTFWGVHDGQSWLNDWPIKGRTNYPLLFDVQLQPKKGYDSVMKLKNQKNNSIDKALKN
- a CDS encoding glycosyl hydrolase 115 family protein; the protein is MRLLKSPLLSIILLLFLFGISTKLYAINGEKYVVNKVSPETFPLASKGKVASILISNNDFPGVLRVAGHLENDLFKVTNVHPKQINSISETKDFVVIIGTIGKSEIIDQLVREGKIDASQLKGKWEKFTTQIVDNPSVGIKKALVIAGSDKRGTIYGMYDLSNQIGISPWYFWADVPVKKQSELHVLSGIHSNGEPKVKYRGIFINDEAPALSGWAFDTYGGFNAKFYDKVFELILRMKGNYLWPSMWGRMFYVDDPQNAVLADEYGIVMGTSHHEPLTRAHAEWAKLGKGKWDFSTNSENLISFWKEGMKRMGNTETIVTVGMRGDGDEPMTQGTAIDLLENIVKTQREIIKETTKKPIEETPQMWALYKEVQDYYDKGMRVPDDITLLLCDDNWGNIRKLPQLSAKPRKGGYGIYYHFDYVGGPRNYKWINTNQIERTWEQMDLAYQYGVDKIWIVNVGDIKPMEFPTEFFLDMAWNPEKWNAGNLEQYYVQWAKENFDDQNTEEIAEIIKLYTKYNSRRKPELLNEKTYSITNYNEAETVLADYKKLVEKANAVNEKIKPEYKDAFYQLVLFPVLASANLNELYVATAKNKLYASQGRASANAYAKQVKELFQKDSLLTNYYHTKLANGKWNHMMAQTHIGYTSWQEPKNNVIPETKIIELSNKAEAGIAIEGSANWWTNTATEIVLPTFNSAENKAYFVDIFNRGTIPFDFKITSKENWIKFSKSKGKINLEERILISIDWKKAPKNDAKSQFTISANNQNFTVIVNTKNIDLSEVKGFVESNGFVSIEAQHYSRAINSEVKWTTISNIGKTESGVTLKPSNVASSIVSDKSPILEYDVHLFSTGEVKVHAYFSPTINFSVHDGLKYGIAIDNEKPRIINFNEKDSDKTWNKAVADNIKIITSSHTIEKTGNHTLKFYGIDPALVLQKIVIETDSGKILESYLGPPESFQK
- a CDS encoding SDR family NAD(P)-dependent oxidoreductase, with protein sequence MSTKTAIVTGGNSGLGFATAKKLCDNGIKTYIIGRSKEKTEDACKEIGSNAIPVIYDLNNLAGISEMIENLTNENPIDILVNNAGINLKKEFLDVTDEDFLSVIHTNLLSVFAVSKAVVKNMKENGGGSIINISSMASQYGIPKVIAYSASKGAIESMTRAMAVELAPFGVRVNCIAPGFIKTKMSSTALDNDPERKNKVLGRTPMGFLGEPSDIADAVYYFALSESKYTTGTVLPVDGGNSIGF
- a CDS encoding glycoside hydrolase family 43 protein translates to MPEDSIENIDFLELSKRAISNPLVNHMYTADPSAHVFNGKIYIYPSHDIDAGIPFNDNGDHFGMEDYHVISMENVNAEAVDNGLALHVNDVPWAERQMWAPDAACKNGKYYLYFPAKRTNGIFQIGVAISDSPTGPFTPEPEAIKGSYTIDPAVFEDKDGKHYMYFGGIWGGQLQKYRNNKYDESNEEPSSNEPALGPIVALLSDDMKEFAEEPKEIKILDENGAVLLAGDNDRRFFEASWVHKYNGKYYFSYSTGDTHFICYAIGDTPYGPFTYKGRILNPVIGWTSHHSICEIENEWYLFYHDSSLSKGVTHLRSIKVTKIEYNADGSIVTIDPYDRKRNKH
- a CDS encoding MFS transporter, which produces MNFNTQKLSIKEKIGYSLGDLAANLVFQTLMTYLAYFYTDIYGLSPTDSSIIMLVVGLIAAFVFNPIIGVLADRTSTKWGKFRPWILWTAVPLGVIALLAFTTPNFAYHGKVIYAVVTYTLLLLFYASNNLPYSALSGVITGDMGERNSLSSYRFVAVMFAQFFVQVFMLGIIKSAGNGDKAVGIEKVMTVLAIIGTIMLLITFFTTKERIVPKPEQKSSVKEDLNDLMKNKPWLIMLALTTLVFITLAMKGGSYVYYFENYVDKQQLAIFIQPILDGLANIGLNQFGNDPIAAGFGLFNAGGIIFMIVGITLSKRLADKYGKRNIFGSFLFVSTLFILAFYFFSSKSISLIFVSQILHGFFYGITIPILWAMIADVADYSEWLNNRRATAIIFSAMMVGLKAGLSIGGALTTSLLGHFDYVPNSLTQSDIAINGIKLLVSVFPAIPFLIGVALLFFYKIDKKMEIRIESDLKERRA
- the uxuA gene encoding mannonate dehydratase, coding for MIKMQQTMRWFGPQDNVTLRDIKQAGATGIVTALHQIPVGEIWSVDAIKERQKIIKEAGLEWAVVESLPVHEEIKRASGNYLQYIENYKISLKNLADCGLKIITYNFMPILDWVRTEHNFINEDGSKALLYNQLAFTYFDVFLLKRPNAENDYSDEEKTKALEFGNKFSEDEKALLFKNVLLGLPGSKINFTAEQILSLLDNYAEIDNDKLRENLIYFLSEVTPVADEYGSKLAIHPDDPPFSVLGLPRIVSTEKDIKAIFDAVPSNANGLCYCTGSLGADPKNNLERIIDDFGDRIHFLHLRNTIRESANIFRESEHLNGDSKMEVIVEKLLLLMNKRKVSLPMRPDHGFLHDVDEKTETYPGYSLVGRLKGLAELRGLEMGIAYKLNL